The DNA window gctctggactcactgcgaccctgaattggataagggttacagataatgaacgaataaaTTGCAAAAGTGCTCCGCCAAGTTGAACATCTGTAAACTTTTTGCAAGTCGTTTTAAATCGGTCTCCAGTGAAGACTGAGTGAAACATGGAGGTATGTGACGCGATGGGAGTCCTTGGTGTTTCGTccattggtcagtttcacactatatatatatataattttggtcgatacgatGTAATTCTGATATCGATGTGAACCGTATAAAATCCGCTGAAAAACTTCCAGGAAGAAACATGGTGTCaccatttaaactttttttaaacttcttttaactaaataaaaaattgatGGCAGTGAACTGACGACAGCGCCCcctaatgaccgtcagtcagcgacagatgctgtaaaatatatgaacagagatactgaaaatgtgtttcagAATTATATCGTTACTGACTTTTTAtactgtgatatatattgatatcgAGTTATCGTCCGGCCCCAACACGGTGTTGTTTTAACGTGGCACAGCCTCGCAACCTCTGAACTCCAGCCCTGACACCAGTCTAGTCTTTGAGAGTTAGATCCACTCTGACACAGTGcgtgttcttgtggctgaaccTGCTCTAAACTCAGTTAGGTTTGAAAGCATGAAACATCATGGTGTCACTCCTTTACCTGCTCTGAGGGGAGAACAACAGTAAACATGTTCAACTTTACCTTTAGAATAAAGATccagaagagtgtgtgtgtgtttgtgtgtgaggcgAGCTTTAACTAATGCCATTTGTAGAAAGCCTAGTGTATAAGGACACATTTTATGTGTCTGGATCTTAATTCTTTACCCAGGCCCCCTGCCGCTCTATTCACCCATTCATCTCCTTTGTGTTGACATGCCTTTGTCCCGGACTGAGGCCAGGAGCGTTTTATTTTTCTCAGGGGCATGCCACAGCTGCATGTGCTCTGCTGAGAGCCCCAGACCCACGTGGCCCAGGTTTTCTGCATGAGAGAATGTAAAGTGCTGAGGCTGGAAGGCATCAAGTTTCTTAAGCACTTTGTGTTTGATTAATTCAGTTCTCACTGTAACAGAGCAGCGCCctctcctgggtgtgttcctgcctcacaCACATTGGTCCCAGGACCCAACATGACCCTAACACTAGGCTGGATCAGTTACAGGAGAGGCATGAATACAGGATGtccctgttctctcgtggttcagagcgagtcgagtagggactaaaccgtggcgtgtaaaccttgcagagcgctgatcatccagagagagtcgtcactctacgccacgcaacgcagacgaccagcaccaactctccatctgtaaaatctccagctgcagcagagatcacgtttgtttttatccgactcacgacggcagctcgtaaaatgacgccgtggtcttttgaagaggttcaaacgctccttggatcggtggccgacgaaagaatccagcgagagctggacgctgcaacaaggaaggaacaaactctactgatctgtctgaactgatgacggagctgtgttcagtcccaaacaacaacaacacgccgatacaccatgagtaaacaccgcttaacgttaccaccgccgttgttgtggtttccaaagtcctctgttccccttagagacgggggttGGATGCTGTaactccctgtgtttgtgtgtctcagTATCAGCAGCACTCTGATGGACATGGAGAGCACGGCGTCCAGTGGGCGCTCGACCCCAGCCATGATGAACGGACACGGAGGGGTTCCTGTGCCGTCCGCCAAAGGCTCCTCCTACCCCTGCTGCTGGGACCAGTGTCCACTGCTTTTCAACAGCAGCCCGGATCTTGCAGAACACATCCGCGGAGTCCACGTGGACGGCCAGCGCGGAGGGGTcagtctccttctctctctctctctctctttcgctatATCTCTCCTTCCCTCCATCTTCCTGTCTCTCTACCTCGATATCTTTACCTCTgtaaccgtgtgtgtgtgtgtgtaggtgtttgtgtgtctgtggaagGGCTGCAAAGTGTACAACACTCCGTCCACCAGTCAGAGCTGGCTCCAGAGACACATGCTGTCCCACAGCGGGGACAAGCCCTTCAAGGTGAGGCTGATCGCACACTGACCTGTTTGATCTGGTCCTTACAAAAGATATACATTTGCtttgatgtttattttgtgtCTTTCTCTTAATTTTTAAGCTAAAATTCAGACTtctctttttgcagtgtgtagtgGGCGGCTGCAATgccacgttcgcctcccagggGGGGCTTGCGCGCCACGTGCCCACCCACTTTAGCTCTCAGAACACGTCCAAGTTATCGAGCCAAGCGAAGCTGAAGGAGGAGTCGCCTTCTAAAGCGGGCATCAACAAGCGCAGAAAGCTGAAGAACAAACGCAGGCGGTCATTACGTATGTATCACTGCCCTCGGCAGCGTCCACCTGTCTCACGTCTCGAGCGTCTGCCTTTCATGTGCCTGCGTTTTAACTCCGTCTTTCATCCTCCTCTCCTCAGCTCGGCCGCACGACTTCTTTGACGCGCAGACCATGGATGCCATCCGTCACCGCGCCATCTGCCTCAATCTGGCAACCCACATTGAGAGCCAGGGCAAGGGCCACAGTGTGGTGTTTCACAGCACGGTAAGACTGCACTTCCTCCTCCGGCCAGCAGAGGGCGAGGGCCGTCATAAGACATTTTCTGATGTCGATATATTTTCCGAAATGCGATTTCGAGGCAAAACTATTTAGAATCAGGTTAAAAGTTGTGTAGTGTAGCCCCAGCTTAAGAGGTGCCAAAGAACACAGGCTTCAAGAAACACGCTAACACGggtcagcagcagtccttagAAAGTGCACTTCACAGCCCTGACAAATGATCCTCATGACAGTGTAAAATACTTCTCCTTTAGGCTACACCATGTCTTCCTACTTGTACTTGTTACTGCATTGTGGAAATATTTATACATTCTaactgcatttaacccatccgtgaacacacacacactagtgattagtggccatgaacacacacactaatcaaatttatttatatagcgcttttcacaactgatgttgtcacaaagcagcttcacagaattccagtaagacaagatttgacatgaaatgtaaagacaaatgtaaaaccctcaagtgagcaagccaggggcgacagtggcaaggaaaaactcccccagctgaggaagaaaccttgggaggaaccaaggctcacaaggggtgacccatcctcctctggtcaatacTCTACACTAGTGATTAGTGGCCATGAACACACAcgcactagtgattaggggccgtgaacacacacgcactagtgattaggggccgtgaacacacacgcactagtgattaggggccgtgaacacacacgcactagtgattaggggccgtgaacacacacgcactagtgattaggggccgtgaacacacacacacacacactaatgattaggggctgtgcacacacacacacactaatgattaggggctgtgcacacacacagagcgcaGTACGACTTTAAAATTACACTACCCTTATAAAAGTTTctaaatgattttaaatctaTTTAATAAGAGTTTGAATTGTGTTGCGAACACcttaaatgtaaacaatcaTTTTAAGCTGAAAATGTcgaggtaaagaataagctgTAAACCAGGTGTAATTCTGTTCTCACAGTCTTTGGCTACACGTCTCTCTGTATTTCTATGTGTAGGTTATTGCGAGGCGGAAGGAGGATTCTGGGAAAGTGAAGGTGCTGCTCCACTGGACCCCTGAGGACATGTGAGTACATTGTcccctgtctgtgaggagtgtggtgtgttctctctgtgtctgcatgggtttcctccgggtgactgtctgtgaggagtgtggtgtgttctctctgtgtctgcgtgggtttcctccgggtgactgtctgtgaggagtgtggtgtgttctccctgtgtctgcgtgggtttcctccgggtgactgtctgtgaggagtgtggtgtgttctctctgtgtctgcgtgggtttcctccgggtgactgtctgtgaggagtgtggtgtgttctccctgtgtcactctaaactggataagggtcacagatgataaatgaatgaattctccATCCCCCGATGTCTCGTCTCTACcgaaaaacatttatttatcagCTCCTCCACCGCCGGTAGCAACTTTTAACTCTGTGCTGCCTTCTAGTGGATGGAGTGTTTAACATCTGCACCcactagagagagacagaagtaTGAGGCAGTGATGGTTCCAGGAATGAAATGTTCAGAGAAAAACTCCTtgaaaacagtaactttacagaagatgGTGAAACCTtcattttcagtggaagtcaatgtagaAAGATGTTATtgagagtaattttggagtgtttctattggtcattcgtCATgggatttacacacagtgtgaaggacagctgctgtgttcagatgatgctgtaattatacacacacacacacacacatacacacagaaagATACAGGGTTtccattggacagtgatgatatttaaAGGGAGAATAAATGAGCCTCAGCATTAAACAGTGCATTTCGTCTGTAGTTCCTCACTGCACCTCCCTCTGTTTTCCTCTCCCCGTACAGACTCCCCGACTCCTGGGTGAGCGAGAGTGACCGGCAGCAGATGAAGACCAAAGTGGTGCATCTCTCCCAGCTGCCGCAGGACACAGCCGTGCTGCTGGACCCCAACATTTACAGGTGAGCACTGCTGTCTGTTGGGTTCCTGTTAGAAAGCTGCTTTAGCCCAACCTTGTGGCGTCATGAGAGACCCCAGTCAGCCACACGATAACCACCAGGTGAAGTGAGTAACACTGATGATCtcttacagcgccccctgtcaGTGGGGTTGATATATAGTAATAACCGTGACGACCTGCAGTTACCTGTAACACGCCACACACTCTTTATACGAGGCGTTTagacacagtgaagtacggAGGAGAGTGgctctgaggaggaggaggaggaggaatctGCTCTAAAAGGGGAGTGGCTTCAGTCGTGTGAAGGGGGCGTGGCCACAGAATATCAGACGTCCAATAAACCACAAGAAACACAACTGATCTGTTCCACTTCCTCGAGCAGAAACACCCGGCTGAGGACGAGGAAAATCGAAAACACAAcagttcaacagccaatgagctctGAGCCCAGCAGAGACCCTCCACTGACTCGACTCAGacactgttctgtgtgtgtgtgtgttatttactgtgGAGGTTTAAGGGCGGTCTGTGTGTAAATTTCTACGTTTACTGTTTGTTCACACTGCGTTCTGGTCGTGTAGTAGatttattttctacattattTAGAGcgtcacagtggagcagcaggtggtgtctctgtcacagctccagggtcctgaggttgtgggttcgagtcccgctccagtgtggtgtgttacagacaatgaatgaattgtttacAAAATCACAATCTTGTTAGGTTATTGTTAACAATGTAAGCAAATGTtgtttgtagtaaaataaaacttaaccaataacaatttaatttgattaataTATATCAAAggtatttaatataatataatactagtataacatttatttttgttgcagcagtgtgtttttgaaattgTTTTTCCGTGTTTTGTTCGTTTCGTCAAGAACATCGTTATCAccaaaacaccctgaaatatcgtgatattattttagccCACCCCTGGTGTAACTCCAGAAATGTGAACCCTTCTTCTTCACACAGCGCAGGcagcagcacattcacagcCAGAGATTCAGTTTGGACGTCACTGAACGAATAAAGAGGTGGAACAACTTGAGGGAAATATTCAGACGCCGTGGCATTGTTTTCTTTCCTGGTGCTGCATGTAAACTACACCAAATAGCACCCAGTTCCCTacttagttttataatctgtgaagtgcactaatAACACTACACTGTGCTCTACATAGTGTACAGagagatatttgagattcagccctagtgttgtggATGTGTAATAGCAAAGtaaatcaatctctctctctctctccaggatgTTTTTCTGAGAGCGGAGGAGCTCCTCTCTAATCGCCTGCTGACGCGGACGACCGGATCCTTAGGGGAGATGATTATTCTAGACCCAGTTTCTCCCATCAGCCCTTCTTCTTTCTCCTGTTGATGCTCAGAGCCTGCGGAAGCTGCAGAGAAGCTTCACCGTGTCCCTCTGTGGAAGAGGAACCCGGCCTCTAACCCTCACCTCCGGACGGAAGCTGAATCGCGGGACCGTCATCCTCCCTCTCGCTGGACGTCCTGTCTGACCCGATCGCGCCCGTGTAAATATCCCTGGAGACTTCCTGGagatttgtaatatatttttgtacGGCGAGGTTTTACTGCACTGTAGATAGTTGTAATATTCCACAAGCGCATTGTACAGAAGAGCAGCGCTTTAGACTTAGCTTTGTTCGTTTTTAAAGAGGAAGGACCAGGACGAGGCGCGGTGACCACTGCTCGGTCCGGTGTCTCGTCCTGCTGCCTCTCGCTCGGCTGGACGACGATGTTGATGTTAACGTGTGCTCGTGGTGTGTAACGTCTGTTCAAGCTGAGATCGTGGACACGTCTTAAACCAATGGTGCTAAAACTAACACTAGCATTTTAGACTTCCATAGGAAGATTTTAGACTGAAACGATGGTGCTCTGTAGTTAATGGAAACCCCCTCCCGACCCACTGTACTGGACCCTAACTTTGTAGTAAAGCAGAACATGGTGTAACTGGTGTTGTTTGTGAGTGATGCCCTCTGATGGACTGGTGACTTGTAAAAACCTGGGCTaacaagaaaaaatataataaacatgcACAAAGTTACACCTGCATTAATGGGGGAGTCCCATTCCTTACTTCCCCCCTCCCCCTAGTTTCTGAGTATCCTCTCTCCCCTTGGAGCTGAGTAACAGGGTGCAGTgattaaatctccccctacgacaCGGGACGACCCTTCAACACCCTGatacttcatcagaacacaaataaaacagcagctctgcaccagtctgcagtgatatcagaggagctgctggactttagttacatttagagcctcattctccttcagaagagttccacaatcagagattacccccctctcctcactcttcagtgacatggagctcagctcagattctcattctaCAGAGTTCTGTTCAAacctccagttccaccttaaatactgcagcAGCCTCAGGTGCTAGAATGTAACTGCttcaatatttaatgtggaacacaGGGCATCAGAACTCTGAAAAATGTCACATTGCCCTCTTCACTCCTCGGGAAGACAGAGAAATGGTTAAAGAAATCGGCCAGTGTCAGTTATATTTTATAACGCAGCAAACGTTCAGAGTTTGAAAAGcacctgaatgaatgaatgatctagTGTTTTCTGGAAGgcctttattaaacatttacagcTCATTATCCCACAACcactaataattattaataaagtcAGTTAAATCAGGGCTAAATAAGAACTCGATCAGATCCCCACCCCACGACATCATCAGGAAACCTCAGGGCGCACAACTGTAGCATCGCTCTGTGTTCTGGGTACTTCATGTCCCACTGGTGGCTTTCTGCAGAAGCTGGAGCATGATGGGATACACAGGTGCGAAGTTCTTCCCCTGTCTGGCTCGTACAGACTGCACATACGCCTCCAGAGCGCCCCTGGAATTAGAAATAAAAGCTCAGTCCAAATATCTGTCCACACTCACTGACCCTCACTGAATCCTGACTGACACCCCCCCCATTCACCAGGTCGTGAGGTGAGAGGAAAGAGGTGACGGTGGGCGTCGTGTCGCGCTGTGAAACCTAATCCACGGCGGGGGGTTCCTTTCCAACACCTCATTCCCCCTGGTTCCCCGTGGGGCTTCTTCTCGATCGGAAGGAAAACTGCACCCACACAGCAACGGCAGGTGCAGCGCGGAGGAGGGAGTCTGACTCTAACCCCTCcccaaaaaaatatatcaaagcCAACCCCAAACCCAGAATATTCGCTCTAAGCTGATCCCTGTGTAAATAAGGAGTAAAATACTGAGTTTATAACGATGTGGaaaagtattttattaacattaacgttagagaatgaggctgtgtcccaaaccacacactggacctttacacactacactacagagacactgctgagggtggtgtatatattcacactatagacctttacacactacactacagagacgctgctgagggtggtgtatatattcacactatagacctttacacactacactacagagacactgctgaggggggtgtatatattcacactatagacctttacacactacactacagagacactgctgagggtagtgtatatattcacactattgacctttacacactacactacagagacactgctgagggtggtgtatatattcacactatagacctttacacactacagagacactgctgagggtagtgtatatattcacactatagacctttacacactacactacagagacactgctgaggggggtgtatatattcacactatagacctttacacactacactacagagacactgctgagggtagtgtatatattcacactattgacctttacacactacactacagagacactgctgagggtggtgtatatattcacactatagacctttacacactacactacagagacactgctgagggcggtgtatatattcacactatagacctttacacactacactacagagacgctgctgagggtggtgtatatattcacactattgacctttacacactacactacagacaCGCTGCTGAGGggggtgtatatattcacactattgacctttacacactacactacagacacactgctgagggtggtgtatatattcacactacactacagagacactgctgagggtggtgtatatattcacactacactacagagacactgctgaggggggtgtatatattcacactatacacctttacacactacactacagagacgctgctgagggcggtgtatatattcacactatagacctttacacactacactacagagacactgctgaggggggtgtatatattcacactattgacctttacacactacagagacactgctgagggtggtgtatatattcacactacactacagagacactgctgagggtggtgtatatattcacactatagacctttacacgctacactacagagacactgctgagggtggtgtatatattcacactatagacctttacacactacactagagagacactgctgaggggggtgtatatattcacactatagacctttacacactacactacagagacactgctgagggtggtgtatatatatattcacactatagacctttacacacactacactacagagacactgctg is part of the Hoplias malabaricus isolate fHopMal1 chromosome 4, fHopMal1.hap1, whole genome shotgun sequence genome and encodes:
- the aebp2 gene encoding zinc finger protein AEBP2; its protein translation is MASDASEQDPALAEEQAGAESAEHGEKKDEGLLRAPDQEPVDSECVKMDGAAAEQEEEKDRAAAQEGSFSGGEGSERTGKDEAGKQKIKEADPECEMPKTSPKGAGAAEAAGNTADVTPELKQEQRDESVSSPAECAVAKAEDCPDKPGNGIKRRASVEMSSSSDGEPLSRMDSEDSISSTLMDMESTASSGRSTPAMMNGHGGVPVPSAKGSSYPCCWDQCPLLFNSSPDLAEHIRGVHVDGQRGGVFVCLWKGCKVYNTPSTSQSWLQRHMLSHSGDKPFKCVVGGCNATFASQGGLARHVPTHFSSQNTSKLSSQAKLKEESPSKAGINKRRKLKNKRRRSLPRPHDFFDAQTMDAIRHRAICLNLATHIESQGKGHSVVFHSTVIARRKEDSGKVKVLLHWTPEDILPDSWVSESDRQQMKTKVVHLSQLPQDTAVLLDPNIYRMFF